One stretch of Burkholderia oklahomensis C6786 DNA includes these proteins:
- a CDS encoding pentapeptide repeat-containing protein: protein MRTNAEQLREAIRHGRVVKDRVIDSENLDGQDFSGGVFEHVQFIDASMKRVQLGDAVFNGCLFRGVDMQHADLSKCTFDKCSLDDVRLSGSRLHGCTMSSTRAAGADFCGAHANGFNCVTSDLSDCRFHDGRIESSLFCETRLERADFTRAVVRKTVFYQLDLKQTILVDATFNDAVFAESSLVGQRLRGQRMHRCQFARADLRNVDFTAANLAYCNFQGAKLSGARLEEADARYAIFVESEMQDAVCRNAALQDSIWVQADIRNVDFTGSRLDRAVLQHARCNGTRFSRASLAGADFSCADLTGAEFDGAGFARTGFHGAIAPDIAWHEHPGAMDRDPELADAQAWSRQRDERGDRDRH from the coding sequence ATGAGAACGAACGCGGAGCAGTTGCGCGAGGCGATCCGTCATGGCCGCGTCGTCAAGGACAGGGTGATCGATTCGGAAAACCTGGACGGGCAGGATTTCTCCGGCGGCGTGTTCGAACACGTCCAGTTCATCGATGCAAGCATGAAGCGCGTGCAGCTCGGGGATGCCGTTTTCAACGGATGCCTGTTTCGCGGGGTCGACATGCAGCATGCGGATTTATCGAAATGCACGTTCGACAAGTGCAGTCTCGACGATGTCCGCCTCTCGGGAAGCCGCCTTCACGGGTGCACGATGAGCTCGACTCGCGCGGCCGGCGCGGATTTTTGCGGCGCGCACGCGAACGGCTTCAACTGCGTGACGAGCGACCTGAGCGATTGCAGGTTCCATGACGGGCGCATCGAATCCTCGCTGTTCTGCGAGACGCGGCTGGAGCGTGCCGATTTCACGCGGGCCGTCGTCCGCAAGACGGTCTTCTACCAGCTCGATCTGAAGCAGACGATTCTCGTCGACGCGACGTTCAATGACGCCGTCTTTGCCGAATCCAGTCTCGTCGGCCAGCGTTTGCGCGGCCAACGGATGCATCGCTGCCAGTTCGCCCGCGCGGATCTTCGCAACGTCGATTTCACCGCCGCGAACCTGGCTTACTGCAATTTCCAGGGGGCGAAGCTGTCGGGGGCGCGATTGGAGGAAGCCGATGCGCGGTACGCCATCTTCGTCGAGTCCGAGATGCAGGACGCCGTCTGCCGCAACGCCGCGTTGCAGGACAGCATATGGGTTCAGGCCGACATCCGGAATGTCGACTTCACCGGCTCAAGACTGGATCGGGCCGTGCTTCAACACGCGCGATGCAATGGCACGCGTTTTTCACGGGCGAGTCTGGCGGGCGCGGATTTTTCATGCGCGGACCTGACCGGCGCCGAATTCGACGGAGCCGGCTTCGCCCGGACCGGGTTTCATGGTGCGATTGCTCCCGACATTGCGTGGCACGAGCATCCTGGCGCAATGGATCGCGATCCGGAATTGGCGGATGCACAGGCCTGGTCGCGACAGAGGGACGAAAGAGGCGATCGCGACCGTCACTGA
- a CDS encoding transglycosylase domain-containing protein yields MNGFAAPSAPRSGSRCAPRPRVPAAARRALAAMILTAPLVAHALPSYDDVRRDWRGSDWVLLARDGTPLQRTRVDLAERRGDWIALADVSPAFREAIVVSEDKRFYAHSGVDWRGIAGAAWGNLWNERTRGASTVTMQLAGLLSDAPRRSGQRSLPQKAAQAMNALRLERGWRKDQILEAYLNLVPFRGETVGLDAMSHALFGKAPSGLDVRESAVAAALVRAPNASAAKVAERACRILRDMRAAQPCASLDGYVRFVTSGPSNAARDDGDALAPHFARRVAAEVKPGAGARVRSTLDAPLQRFARDALTRALTELDAPAHRRNVQDGAVVVIDNASGEIRAWVGSSGALSSARDVDAVLAPRQAGSTLKPFLYAQAIDEKRLTAASLLDDAPIDLAAGGGLYIPQNYDKHFKGWVSVRTALGGSLNVPAVRTLVLVTPHRFARTLAALGLPLAEEGDYYGFSLALGSADVTLLSLANAYRALANGGVARATVDVPAASVSTSAVSTSAVSTSAASKPAVSRSAVSTMADSKLTISTSAVSTSAASKPAAPPARVATGTRVFSEAASYVVTDILADNNARVRTFGFDSPLATRFFSAVKTGTSKDMRDNWAVGYTSRYTVGVWVGNADGSPMWDVSGVTGAAPVWAAVVGYLHRDLASRAPRPPAGVEQRRIAFERDVEPARSEWFLAGTALDTVRLAAPMTPGKDGPRAPLTIGAPTDGTIFAIDPDIPPKHQRIWFERAAGRAARFSWRLDGKVIGHGDRMAWMPWPGPHRLELVDARGNVADAIGFEVRGAFAKTAANPRQ; encoded by the coding sequence ATGAACGGGTTCGCAGCGCCATCCGCGCCGCGATCCGGATCGCGGTGCGCACCGCGACCGCGCGTGCCGGCGGCCGCACGCCGCGCGCTCGCCGCCATGATCCTCACGGCGCCGCTCGTCGCGCACGCGCTGCCGAGCTACGACGACGTGCGGCGCGACTGGCGCGGCTCCGACTGGGTGCTGCTCGCGCGCGACGGCACGCCGCTGCAGCGCACGCGCGTCGACCTCGCCGAGCGGCGCGGCGACTGGATCGCGCTCGCCGACGTATCGCCCGCGTTTCGCGAAGCGATCGTCGTGTCCGAGGACAAGCGCTTCTATGCGCATAGCGGCGTCGACTGGCGCGGCATCGCGGGCGCCGCGTGGGGCAACCTGTGGAACGAGCGCACCCGCGGCGCATCGACCGTGACGATGCAGCTCGCCGGTCTCCTGAGCGACGCGCCGCGCCGCTCGGGCCAGCGCTCGCTGCCGCAGAAGGCCGCGCAGGCGATGAACGCGCTGCGGCTCGAACGCGGCTGGCGCAAGGACCAGATCCTCGAGGCGTACCTGAACCTCGTGCCGTTCCGCGGCGAGACGGTCGGGCTCGACGCGATGTCGCATGCGCTCTTCGGCAAGGCGCCGTCCGGGCTCGACGTCCGCGAGTCGGCGGTCGCCGCCGCGCTCGTGCGCGCGCCCAACGCCTCCGCGGCGAAGGTCGCCGAGCGCGCCTGCCGGATCCTGCGCGACATGCGCGCCGCGCAGCCGTGCGCGTCGCTCGACGGATACGTGCGGTTCGTGACCTCGGGCCCGTCGAACGCCGCGCGCGACGACGGCGACGCGCTCGCGCCGCATTTCGCGCGGCGCGTCGCCGCCGAGGTCAAGCCGGGCGCGGGCGCACGCGTGCGTTCGACGCTCGACGCGCCGCTGCAGCGCTTCGCGCGCGACGCGCTCACGCGCGCGCTGACCGAACTCGACGCGCCCGCCCATCGGCGCAACGTGCAGGACGGCGCAGTCGTCGTGATCGACAACGCAAGCGGCGAGATCCGCGCATGGGTCGGCTCGTCCGGCGCGCTGTCGAGCGCGCGCGACGTCGACGCGGTGCTCGCGCCGCGCCAGGCCGGCTCGACGCTCAAGCCGTTCCTCTACGCGCAGGCGATCGACGAGAAGCGGCTGACCGCCGCGTCGCTGCTCGACGACGCGCCGATCGACCTCGCCGCCGGCGGCGGCCTGTACATCCCGCAGAACTACGACAAGCACTTCAAGGGCTGGGTCAGCGTGCGCACCGCGCTCGGCGGCTCGCTCAACGTGCCGGCCGTGCGCACGCTCGTGCTCGTGACGCCGCACCGCTTCGCGCGCACGCTCGCCGCGCTCGGGCTACCGCTCGCCGAGGAAGGCGATTACTACGGCTTCAGCCTCGCGCTCGGCAGCGCCGACGTCACGCTGCTGTCGCTCGCCAACGCGTATCGCGCGCTCGCGAACGGCGGCGTCGCGCGCGCGACCGTCGACGTGCCTGCCGCATCCGTATCCACGTCGGCCGTATCCACGTCGGCCGTATCCACGTCGGCGGCTTCCAAGCCGGCCGTTTCCAGGTCGGCTGTTTCCACGATGGCTGATTCCAAGCTGACCATATCCACATCGGCCGTTTCCACGTCGGCGGCTTCCAAGCCGGCCGCGCCGCCCGCCCGCGTCGCGACCGGCACGCGCGTGTTCAGCGAAGCGGCGAGCTACGTCGTCACCGACATCCTCGCCGACAACAACGCGCGCGTGCGCACGTTCGGCTTCGACAGCCCGCTCGCGACGCGCTTCTTCTCCGCCGTCAAGACCGGCACCAGCAAGGACATGCGCGACAACTGGGCCGTCGGCTACACGTCGCGCTACACGGTCGGCGTGTGGGTCGGCAACGCGGACGGCTCGCCGATGTGGGACGTGTCGGGCGTGACGGGCGCGGCGCCCGTATGGGCCGCAGTCGTCGGCTACCTGCACCGCGATCTCGCCAGCCGCGCGCCGCGCCCGCCCGCGGGCGTCGAGCAGCGGCGCATCGCGTTCGAGCGCGACGTCGAGCCGGCGCGCAGCGAGTGGTTTCTCGCCGGCACCGCGCTCGATACGGTGCGGCTCGCCGCGCCCATGACGCCCGGCAAGGACGGGCCGCGCGCGCCGCTCACGATCGGCGCGCCGACCGACGGAACGATCTTCGCGATCGACCCGGACATCCCGCCGAAACATCAGCGCATCTGGTTCGAGCGCGCGGCGGGACGCGCGGCGCGGTTCTCATGGCGGCTCGACGGCAAAGTGATCGGACACGGCGACCGGATGGCGTGGATGCCGTGGCCGGGACCGCACCGGCTCGAGCTCGTCGACGCGCGCGGCAACGTCGCGGATGCGATCGGCTTCGAGGTGCGCGGCGCGTTTGCGAAGACGGCGGCGAATCCGCGGCAGTGA
- a CDS encoding DUF3540 domain-containing protein, with amino-acid sequence MNSTVAALHTRFSPTTRENAATILAVLPDGVFLVASEGATMHCRRAFSCLVEPRTGDRVAISRADRRCGYVTSILERPDADGVHIRVHGDLVLESTQSVHLKGGDALCLTSREQVSIKTEQLAMSAREASLCSDSTTLTSAEFHGRLGKVRLIGKILEMVMDHVAQSCRSSFRTVETVEHLRASHIDHAATGNMRLHAKNTLLTAEKLSKIDAGQIHLG; translated from the coding sequence ATGAACTCAACGGTAGCAGCGCTGCACACGCGTTTTTCGCCGACGACGCGAGAGAACGCGGCGACGATTCTGGCCGTCCTGCCCGACGGGGTGTTTCTCGTGGCATCCGAAGGGGCGACGATGCATTGCCGGCGCGCCTTCAGCTGTCTCGTCGAACCTCGAACCGGCGACCGCGTCGCGATTTCCCGGGCAGACAGGCGGTGCGGCTATGTGACCTCGATCCTGGAGCGCCCGGACGCGGACGGCGTGCACATTCGCGTCCATGGCGACCTCGTGCTGGAATCGACGCAAAGCGTGCATTTGAAGGGCGGCGACGCGCTTTGCCTGACGAGTCGCGAGCAAGTGTCGATCAAGACGGAGCAGCTTGCGATGTCGGCACGGGAGGCGTCGTTGTGCTCCGATAGCACGACGCTGACCAGTGCGGAATTCCATGGCCGGCTCGGGAAGGTTCGACTGATCGGCAAGATACTGGAGATGGTGATGGACCACGTCGCGCAATCCTGCCGAAGCAGCTTCCGCACGGTGGAAACCGTCGAGCATCTGCGGGCCTCGCATATCGATCACGCCGCGACCGGGAACATGCGTCTGCACGCGAAGAATACGCTGCTCACGGCGGAGAAGCTGTCGAAGATCGATGCCGGACAGATACATCTGGGTTAG
- a CDS encoding PAAR-like domain-containing protein, with the protein MSWVNSSAGGDNTATSVNRTPPVGVPVGYPNRAQRASAIPNVTNVYVGGGPVHNAATIIPISSGDSAGAMGGAASGTVSAVSRNPQGATKTLVSGMPITRMTDPTQQNSNNTIGSGSSPSQTIVLNLS; encoded by the coding sequence ATGAGCTGGGTGAATTCAAGCGCGGGCGGCGATAACACGGCCACGAGCGTCAACCGCACGCCTCCGGTGGGCGTGCCTGTCGGGTATCCCAACCGGGCGCAGCGTGCGAGCGCCATACCGAACGTCACCAACGTCTATGTGGGCGGCGGGCCCGTTCACAACGCCGCGACGATCATCCCGATATCGAGCGGCGACAGTGCGGGGGCGATGGGTGGAGCGGCATCCGGGACCGTGTCGGCGGTCTCCCGCAACCCGCAAGGGGCAACCAAGACGTTGGTCTCCGGCATGCCGATCACCCGCATGACCGACCCGACGCAGCAGAACAGCAACAATACGATCGGCTCGGGCAGTTCGCCCAGCCAGACGATTGTCCTGAATCTGAGTTGA